In bacterium, the sequence GGCTACTTCTTCTTGTCCGCGATCGCCTCCACGGTGCCCACCAGTTCGCGAATGATGGCATCCAGCGTGCCGATGAATCCGGCGATCGGGCTTTCGACGGCGCCGATCAACTGCGCGAGGATGACTTCGCGCGGCGGCAGACTGGCGATCGCCTTCAGATCGCCGGCGCCGTAGGCGCGCTTTTCAACGACGAAGCGGCGCACGGTCGGCTTTTCGAGGCGCGCGTAGAACTCATGGAAGATCTTCGCGGTCTGGACCGGATCGGCGGGCCCGAAGGCCACCGCGGTCGGCCCCTTGAAATAGTCGCTCAACTCGCCCAGGCCGGCGTCACCGGCGGCGCGGCGCAGAAGCGTATTTTTCACCACATGGAGCGAGACCCCGGCCTGGCGCAGCTGCTTGCGCAGCTCTGTCACGTCGCCGACGCGGAGACC encodes:
- the rplJ gene encoding 50S ribosomal protein L10; this encodes MPTAEKIQIVEEMTREFRNAGSVFVADYAGLRVGDVTELRKQLRQAGVSLHVVKNTLLRRAAGDAGLGELSDYFKGPTAVAFGPADPVQTAKIFHEFYARLEKPTVRRFVVEKRAYGAGDLKAIASLPPREVILAQLIGAVESPIAGFIGTLDAIIRELVGTVEAIADKKK